From the genome of Gemmobacter aquarius:
TGCTGCATTGCCACCATATGCCCCACCTCTCGACCGGCATGATGACCGAGTTCGCGGTTTTAGCCTGAAGCGCGCCCGGACCTGCAGCCAGTCTGCGGGTCCGGGCCTTTTTACGGGGAACACGCCATGCTCACCCATATCTGCCGCCGGTCGGTACTCGTCGGCCTCGCCATGCCCTATCTCGCAACTCCGGCTGAGGCTCGGCCTCCATTCCGACTTCGGAGCGACCCTCAGCAACTGCTTTCACCCCCGATCCTGGATGAGAAAGGAACCACCCGGTATCTCGACGACTTCGCCGGACGGGTGATCCTTTTGAACATTTGGGCGACGTGGTGCCCGCCCTGTCGGGAAGAGATGCCGATGCTTGAGCGACTTGAAAAACGGCTCGGCGGCGCGGATTTCGCGGTCCTGCCTCTTTGCATTGATGACGCTGGGATTGGCCGGGGCCGACAGTTCTATGACGAGATCGGTCTGGACGCTCTGCCGCTCTATTGGGCTGAGCCATTAAGGGTTCAGCTTGCCCTGGCCTTTATCGGGCTGCCGACAACGCTTCTGATTGACCGTCAAAGCCGCGAGATCGGACGGCTACAAGGTCCGTTCGCTTGGGACAGCGACGACGCCGTCGAACAGATCGTCGGTGCCTTTTGACTGGTCTGTTGTGTCGGCCGAAGAGCGCGAAGGCAATGATCGGAATCCGCAAGCAATGATGTGATATCAGGCGGCCGGATAGCTGGTGTAAACCTCTAGGCCGCCATCGCGCCGGATCAGTACTACATCGTAGGCATCGCGGCTGTCTTCAGACCCCATGCCGGGCGAGCCGTAAGGCATGTCGGGCACGGCAAGTCCGACAGCGTCGGGACGCTCAGCCAGCAACCGCCGGATGTCTGCGGCGGGAACATGGCCTCAAGCGCATAGCCTTCGACCGTTCCCGTGTGGCAGGAAAACGCCTTGACCGGAACTCCCTGATCCATCTTGAAGCGGATCAACAGCGTGCCCATCGAAACTTCATCGGTCACGGTGAAGCCTTGCTCCCGCAGATAGTCGACCCATGCTTCACAGCACTCGCAGCCACGCCCCTTGACGACATGGATTGGCGGTTCTTCCTCTGCCTTAGCTTTGGCGGCAGGGGTTACGGCAAATGCTGTTGCTGCAAGGATGACCTCGCGGCGTCCGATCAAATATCTGTTCATCCGCGTTCTCCGTCAGTTCCTGAAATGAAGCCAGTTTCGCTGCGCCAGGTGGCGAGCGCATTGAGATCATCTGCCGAAGCAATCTCCTGTTCCGGCAAGGCGTCCTGGTCTTTAGGATCGACCGGTCTGCCGTCGACACGAACTTCGTAGTGAAGGTTGGGGCCGCTCACGAGCCCTGTCGCGCCGACCGCGCCAATCTCGTCTCCCGCCTTGACCCGTGACCCCACGCGAACGTCTTCGGCGATCTCTGAAAGATGCGCATATCGCGTCACGACCCCACCGCCGTGATCAATGTCGATCGTGGTGCCATAGCCGCGGATCGAGCCCGCAAAGATCACCCGACCGGCGCCGGTCGCCGAGACTTCGGTGCCCACGGGTGCCGCGTAATCGATCCCGGTATGCATGCGAACCCCACCCAACACGGGATGGTTCCGGCGCCCAAAGACGGACGACAGTCGTGCACCAAGGATGGGTGCCGCTGAACGCTGCACGGCTTCGCCATCTTCAAAGACGATGACCGGGCCGGCGGCTTCGGTCGCAACGAGTTCGAGGACGCGGTCGCGAAGCTCCAACCGCGCGTAACTCAGGCGCGGCTCGCCCGCGATGCTGCCATCGGGAAGTTGGTCTTCCTGCCAGACCAGCGCGAAGGTCTCTCCGCCCTTCAGGTCGCGCCTGAAATCGACCTGGCCCGCAAGAACTGCGGTTAGGTCAACCGCAAAGCGTTCTGGTGCATTTCGGGCCGTCAAGGCGTCGTAAAGGGTTCCGTCGAGGGTCAAGGTCTCCCGCCGGTCCGTCTCACGAACCGGTGGGTCGATGCGCTGTGCGGCTAATGGCCCATCGAAGCGAAGAGCAATCTCCACACCATCTTCCACGAAGAGTGACAGGCGTGTCAGCGATGCTGAATCCCCGGACGCTGCCGCCCATTCGATCCGGTGACCGGGTCGCAGATCGGTCAAGTCGTAAACACCTGACAGCGCGAGGGCAGCTTCTGCCCGGATCGTCGCGGGGATTCCTGCGTGACCAAGGACGCTGTCCAATGTGTCACCGGGTTCGATTGTGGCTTCGAATGCCATCGGCAAATGCGCCGTCGGAGGATCTGCCACTGCCTGGAGCGGGGCGAGAGATGCGACAGCAAGGATCAGAAACGCGGAGCGGATCATCTGGCAGAATGACCTTTCAACTGAGGGTTCGGCGGATTTTGGGAACGGCGAAGCGCCGGTCTTCATGGAAGTCGATGATGCTGGCAAAGCGCCCATCGGGGTGGAACAGGAGCACACCGGCGGTGTGGTCCATCGTATAGTCGCCGCCATCCTTGTCGACGCGGCGATAGGTTACCCGGAAATCTGCGGCGGCCTGCGCGACCTTGTCGGCGGGACCCGTCAACCCGATGATACGCGGGTCGAAATTGCTGACGTAATCCGCAAGGACGTCGGGCGTGTCTCGTTCCGGATCGACCGAAATCAGCGCCACGATCAAGCGGTCCGCGTCGGCTCCCAGTTCTTCGAGCCAGAGCGATATGTCGCTTAGTGTGGTCGGGCAGACGTCCGGGCACCAGGTGAAGCCGAAGAACACCATGACCGGGCGACGGGCCCAGTCTGTGGGTCGGACGGACTGACCCCGGTGGTCGGTCAATGCCCAGGACATCTCGCCGATTGGCAAGGGCAGGACCTCGCTGAGAGCTGGCCTGTTGCGCGTGCGATAGGCTCCGACGCCCAGCATGAAGGCGACGGCTCCGATGGCACCTCCAGCGCCGAGGATTATTGCCCTGCGTCGGCGCAATCCGGACCCTCCGCGCGCAACGAAAGGACATCGACATTCATCGTGACCTCTCCGGCCTTTTCAAAGATGAGGGTGACCGGAAAGCTGTCCCCTTCCTTCAGGGCTGTCGTCAGCCCCATCAGCATGCCGTGGTATCCGCCAGGCGAAAGCTGCACGCTCTGGCCGGCCGGCACAGGGATGGACATCGCATGCGGCATTGATGCGATGCCGTCCTGAACGACAGTCTCGTGCAGCATCGGCATACCGGCTGCAGGCGTTGCAATGCCGATCAGCGCATCGTCCGCAGATCCAGCGTTGGTGATCCCCACATAGAAAACGCCGGGTCGCCCCGCGCCAATCGTCGCCTTGGACCAGGCGTGCTCAACGGTCAGATCACCGATGGTCACGGTCTCGCAGGCCATGGCGGCAGGCGCGGACACGATCAGAGATGCGGCAAGGAGGAAGTGTTTCATGGGTCAAAGTCTCGATTGAAGGTCGGAGAGGATTTCGGCCGCCGGAGTGCCGTAGGTGAATTGACGCAGCCACGCGCCATCTGGGCCGATCAGATAGAGGCCAGGGCTGTGCGCCATCGTGTAGCCGTCCGGCGAAGTGGTGTCGGCCTCCCGCTCGTAGAAGATCTTGAAGCTTGCGGCCGCAACTTGTGTTTCGGCCTCGCTGCCGGCCAGACCGAGGATCGCTGGGTGGAACGCCTTGGTGTAGTCAGTCAGTCCAAGCCGTCTGTCCCGTTCGGGATCGATCGAGATGAAGATCGGCTGCACCGATCCTGCCTCGGATCCAAGGTCATCCATGACCTGTGCAACTTCGGAGAGTGTCGTGGGGCAGACATCCGGGCAGCTTGTGAAGCCGAAGAACACCAACAGGAACTTTCCGCGGAATTCGTCCGTCGTACGGATACGACCTTCGCTGTCTGCAAGTGCGAAGGTGGGCGTGAAAGCAGATGCTGCAGCTGCGCTGTCCTCCGTTGCAGGCCACCACCGCGCCGCCGCAAAAGCGACGACCGCCGCAGTCGCGGCGACCCAAAGGATGATCTGAAGAGACGAAGACGCATGAACAGTCCAGGCGATGAGAACAGCGTGCGGTCTAGAACCTCGAGCAACTAGAGGTTCAACCGACAAAAAGGTGAGGAGTGCAGCACCGGCGAGGTTTCGCCGATCAGGCCGCCCCAAGAAACCGGGCAAGGGCAACGCCAAGGAGGGTGCCAAACAGCCCGAAAGCGATGGCGAAGCCTGCGCCATATTGCAGGCGGTCCAGCGTCTTGCCGCCGCGCTGTCGGGCGAGATAGTAGCCCCACAGGAATCCGACGATCCCGAAAACTGGTCCGATCATTTCTGGCTTCCTTTCAAGACCGTTTTTTTCCGCCAGACCCAGAAGGCGAAAACTCCCCAAGAGCCAAGGATAAGGAGAAGTGCGGACCAGTCGCCAAGACGGGCGTAGAGGGTCGGTGGCAGGGATCTCGGTAAGCGCATGTCGATTACGCCAGAAGTCTCAATGTCCAGCATCGCCAGTGTCTCGCCGTAGGCATCGACCACCGCCGAGATTCCCGTATTTGCGGCCCGCACGAGTGGAAGCCCCTCTTCGATGGCTCGCATCCGGGCTGAAGCCAGATGTTGCTTTGGACCAATCGAGCTGCCGAACCAGGCGTCGTTGGTTGCATTGAATATCCAGTCCGGTCGGATGGCATCATCGACCACATGCCCGGGAAAGATGATCTCGTAGCAGATAGCGATGCCCGCATAGGGATGTGGGCCGAATGCAAGGGTGCGGGGACCCGGACCGGGGAGGAAATCACCTAAAGATTCGACCAATCGCTGGAACGGCAGGACTCTCCGCCACGGCACGTATTCACCAAAGGGCACAAGGTGATGCTTGGCGTAGCGCGTCAGGACGGAGCCATCCGGCGCGATGGCGAGCACAGAGTTTCGGTACACTGTTTCGTTAGAGGTAACCTCCCGCTCAGGACTGCCCGCCAACAATACGGCGGTCTTCGGCAAGAGCCACCCAAGCATGATACGGGCCCCAGTGTCTTCGGCGAGAAACCCCGGCCATGCGGTTTCGGGCCAAAGCAGGATATCGTAGTCGCCCGGGCGCGCAGAAAGAGCCAGAAGCCGAAGGATGTTGGCTTTCCGGGATCCTTCATCCCACTTGGCGCTTTGCGCGATGTTCGGTTGCACGACGCGGATTTGAGTGCCGCGCTCCGACGGGGGATCGGACAAGGTCAGGCGCGCAAAACCGAAACCAGCGACGGTGACCGCAATTGCGGTGGCGCTGGCGAAACGGATGACTTGCAACCTGCGAGCGGGCGCGCGGAAAGCCAGCCCGACCAGTGCTGAACAAAGCACCAAGAGGAACCCCAGCCCATAGCTGCCGACCAGGGAGGCCATCTGCGCGAGAGGCAACCAATCGGCCAGCGTGTAGGCAGCAAGGTTCCAAGGAAACCCCGTCAGAACATGCCCCCGCAGCCATTCAAGGCCGGTCCAGC
Proteins encoded in this window:
- the lnt gene encoding apolipoprotein N-acyltransferase, encoding MITSDAHPFSGGKLLQGLPGLGVALAAGAALVLALPPYSILPFALIAFAVLAIMLHGTPWPVAFRIGYLFGLGQFVPGLFWITESFQVEADRFGWLALPAVFGLAALLAVFPAFACALAARMARAGLPLSLSLATGWTGLEWLRGHVLTGFPWNLAAYTLADWLPLAQMASLVGSYGLGFLLVLCSALVGLAFRAPARRLQVIRFASATAIAVTVAGFGFARLTLSDPPSERGTQIRVVQPNIAQSAKWDEGSRKANILRLLALSARPGDYDILLWPETAWPGFLAEDTGARIMLGWLLPKTAVLLAGSPEREVTSNETVYRNSVLAIAPDGSVLTRYAKHHLVPFGEYVPWRRVLPFQRLVESLGDFLPGPGPRTLAFGPHPYAGIAICYEIIFPGHVVDDAIRPDWIFNATNDAWFGSSIGPKQHLASARMRAIEEGLPLVRAANTGISAVVDAYGETLAMLDIETSGVIDMRLPRSLPPTLYARLGDWSALLLILGSWGVFAFWVWRKKTVLKGSQK
- a CDS encoding SCO family protein encodes the protein MGRPDRRNLAGAALLTFLSVEPLVARGSRPHAVLIAWTVHASSSLQIILWVAATAAVVAFAAARWWPATEDSAAAASAFTPTFALADSEGRIRTTDEFRGKFLLVFFGFTSCPDVCPTTLSEVAQVMDDLGSEAGSVQPIFISIDPERDRRLGLTDYTKAFHPAILGLAGSEAETQVAAASFKIFYEREADTTSPDGYTMAHSPGLYLIGPDGAWLRQFTYGTPAAEILSDLQSRL
- a CDS encoding M23 family metallopeptidase; its protein translation is MKTGASPFPKSAEPSVERSFCQMIRSAFLILAVASLAPLQAVADPPTAHLPMAFEATIEPGDTLDSVLGHAGIPATIRAEAALALSGVYDLTDLRPGHRIEWAAASGDSASLTRLSLFVEDGVEIALRFDGPLAAQRIDPPVRETDRRETLTLDGTLYDALTARNAPERFAVDLTAVLAGQVDFRRDLKGGETFALVWQEDQLPDGSIAGEPRLSYARLELRDRVLELVATEAAGPVIVFEDGEAVQRSAAPILGARLSSVFGRRNHPVLGGVRMHTGIDYAAPVGTEVSATGAGRVIFAGSIRGYGTTIDIDHGGGVVTRYAHLSEIAEDVRVGSRVKAGDEIGAVGATGLVSGPNLHYEVRVDGRPVDPKDQDALPEQEIASADDLNALATWRSETGFISGTDGERG
- a CDS encoding TlpA family protein disulfide reductase translates to MLTHICRRSVLVGLAMPYLATPAEARPPFRLRSDPQQLLSPPILDEKGTTRYLDDFAGRVILLNIWATWCPPCREEMPMLERLEKRLGGADFAVLPLCIDDAGIGRGRQFYDEIGLDALPLYWAEPLRVQLALAFIGLPTTLLIDRQSREIGRLQGPFAWDSDDAVEQIVGAF
- a CDS encoding copper chaperone PCu(A)C, translated to MACETVTIGDLTVEHAWSKATIGAGRPGVFYVGITNAGSADDALIGIATPAAGMPMLHETVVQDGIASMPHAMSIPVPAGQSVQLSPGGYHGMLMGLTTALKEGDSFPVTLIFEKAGEVTMNVDVLSLRAEGPDCADAGQ
- a CDS encoding SCO family protein, whose translation is MRRRRAIILGAGGAIGAVAFMLGVGAYRTRNRPALSEVLPLPIGEMSWALTDHRGQSVRPTDWARRPVMVFFGFTWCPDVCPTTLSDISLWLEELGADADRLIVALISVDPERDTPDVLADYVSNFDPRIIGLTGPADKVAQAAADFRVTYRRVDKDGGDYTMDHTAGVLLFHPDGRFASIIDFHEDRRFAVPKIRRTLS